From a single Solanum dulcamara chromosome 4, daSolDulc1.2, whole genome shotgun sequence genomic region:
- the LOC129885653 gene encoding uncharacterized protein LOC129885653 — translation MEHTTIDVNKEGLVCLGFQDKWGFFLDNLPHQCFIWNSKYHTKIQLPLIPDFQYLSKKLIKCIVTPSITNNTQSLHIDQKRRNNYRFNGYLCNVFLFLKRELCFLVCRPPLYAQWETIKFDKSWTPGLCDAVEFLNNKCIYTLCMNGKLGIIEDLPKISMTAPFLLSRAPTDSIATYRRRQLISYQNQLLLVQQKLGSPSVMEVWNVDLTIRQFNRIFDLNGMYIFLSRGYSSAIYAPVQGNCVYFTEDDNDHCISKRDELYAFDFKDQSIFMSPQENICVHCNPNNSIPSLMPVIYKTQQNTGDDDLKNESDELTHVKWHNAKEQIVQPNNNICDLLSLDLQREISQYLLIQDAHSYMNFRSVSKSWKSLAPRLRWKVDVNTTHSSESLQDSVWLLSINQEDGLCTLYNPFTNLTCYMNNNELAGCEIRYSKNGVLLVSRGPRSLFFVEPFRKRIIQLPDQTEDYCCDTMSFSASPFDSSDWMIFGIVSVDKYRVRISYLRANDEIWTSMIMDNEGIPFLLSCSSPVYSGSEFLVIGQDGNVGVFGFFQGGVYCYWQIKQIAQLYKPRLACVVCRHFLVKCDEQNLLYSVIVGGQTREHVRVYQLNFLQNTVKLVKEFKTRLIFISEASSFFMRSTKSAGLDDALLFPKFNSNGDYIHYSLKDARFKAGKEKCNDICSRKELLGRVWIHSKYLAPHVGYEN, via the exons ATGGAGCACACAACTATTGATGTTAACAAAGAAGGTTTGGTGTGTCTAGGTTTTCAGGACAAATGGGGCTTCTTTCTTGACAATCTGCCGCACCAATGTTTTATTTGGAACTCCAAATATCACACCAAAATTCAGCTTCCTCTAATTCCTGACTTCCAATACTTAAGTAAGAAATTAATCAAGTGTATTGTCACTCCTTCTATTACTAATAATACTCAGAGCTTACACATTgatcaaaaaagaagaaacaattATCGATTCAACGGTTACCTCTGCAACGTTTTTCTATTCTTGAAGAGAGAGTTGTGTTTCCTGGTTTGTCGTCCTCCTTTATACGCCCAGTGGGAAACTATAAAATTCGACAAGAGTTGGACGCCTGGATTGTGTGATGCTGTTGAATTCCTGAACAACAAGTGTATATATACTCTATGTATGAATGGTAAACTAGGCATCATAGAAGATTTACCAAAGATAAGCATGACTGCCCCGTTTTTGTTGTCCAGAGCACCTACCGATAGTATTGCTACGTATAGGAGGAGACAATTGATTTCTTATCAGAACCAATTGCTTCTGGTTCAACAAAAATTGGGATCACCTTCTGTCATGGAGGTTTGGAATGTGGACTTGACGATCAGACAATTCAACAGAATATTCGACTTGAATGGGATGTATATCTTTTTAAGCAGAGGATATTCCTCGGCAATATACGCACCTGTTCAAGGAAATTGTGTCTATTTTACCGAAGATGATAATGATCACTGCATAAGCAAAAGGGATGAATTATATGCCTTCGATTTTAAGGATCAAAGCATATTCATGTCACCACAGGAGAACATTTGTGTCCATTGTAACCCTAATAATTCAATTCCTTCATTAAT GCCGGTGATATATAAAACACAACAGAATACTGGAGACGATGATTTGAAAAATGAATCAGATGAATTAACTCATGTCAAGTGGCACAATGCTAAGGAGCAAATAGTTCAGCCCAATAATAACATCTGTGACCTACTTTCTTTAGACCTTCAAAGGGAAATTTCCCAATACTTGCTTATTCAAGACGCGCACTCTTACATGAATTTTCGTAGTGTGTCTAAATCATGGAAATCACTTGCTCCACGCTTACGCTGGAAGGTTGATGTGAATACTACTCATTCTTCTGAATCCCTTCAAGATTCTGTTTGGCTTCTGAGTATAAACCAAGAAGATGGTTTGTGTACCTTATATAATCCGTTTACTAACTTGACTTGTTATATGAACAACAATGAGTTGGCAGGATGTGAAATCCGTTATTCAAAAAATGGAGTACTTCTTGTTTCTAGAGGTCCAAGATCTCTCTTCTTCGTGGAGCCTTTCAGAAAGCGAATAATTCAACTTCCAGATCAAACTGAAGATTATTGTTGTGACACTATGTCATTCTCAGCTTCTCCTTTTGATTCGTCAGACTGGATGATCTTTGGAATAGTGAGTGTGGACAAGTATCGCGTTAGAATTTCATATTTGAGAGCGAATGATGAAATTTGGACTAGTATGATAATGGACAATGAGGGAATACCTTTTCTACTTTCATGTTCTAGTCCTGTCTACTCGGGTAGTGAGTTTTTGGTCATAGGCCAGGATGGCAATGTGGGTGTATTTGGTTTCTTCCAAGGCGGCGTGTACTGCTACTGGCAGATCAAACAGATTGCTCAGCTATACAAACCCCGACTTGCTTGTGTTGTTTGCCGTCACTTCCTGGTCAAGTGTGATGAGCAAAATTTACTTTACTCAGTGATCGTTGGCGGTCAGACACGAGAGCATGTTCGTGTTTATCAACTCAATTTTCTGCAAAATACGGTTAAGTTAGTAAAAGAGTTCAAAACACGGCTTATTTTCATCAGTGAAGCCTCGTCTTTTTTCATGCGTAGCACTAAATCAGCAGGACTCGACGATGCACTTCTCTTTCCCAAATTCAACAGCAACGGTGATTACATTCACTATTCTTTGAAGGATGCAAGATTTAAAGCAGGGAAAGAAAAATGCAACGATATTTGTAGCAGAAAAGAACTTTTAGGACGTGTATGGATTCATAGTAAATATTTAGCTCCTCATGTTGGGTATGAAAATTGA
- the LOC129885655 gene encoding protein SHORT HYPOCOTYL IN WHITE LIGHT 1 codes for MESTINSLHFSLCKYHHSNYINPLPQFTHLHFNLRSVSTFHLQASRRISNFPQGVDDLIGDSRNWSRHRGNIVTGDHDEDEDDEDEEEEDRSLDLLVKFVQNVFKKLSRKARKAVRSVLPDSISSQLVSFSVNGVIILTFLWLSKAVLQVFCTLGSVVFASILLIRGVWTGISYLQNNRNLRTDDDDSRAWSGVQSAS; via the exons ATGGAGTCTACCATTAATTCTCTTCACTTTAGCCTTTGCAAATATCACCATTCCAACTACATAAACCCTCTTCCCCAATTTACTCATCTTCATTTCAATCTCCGCTCCGTCTCTACTTTTCACCTTCAAGCTTCAAGACGCATTTCCAATTTTCCTCAG GGAGTTGATGATTTGATCGGCGATTCTCGAAATTGGAGCCGTCATCGAGGCAACATAGTGACTGGAGATcatgatgaagatgaagatgatgaagacgAAGAAGAGGAAGATCGAAGCTTGGATCTACTGGTTAAATTTGTACAGAACGTATTCAAGAAGCTTTCTCGAAAAGCTAGGAAAGCTGTTCGCTCCGTTTTGCCTGATTCTATTTCTAGTCAATTG GTGTCATTTTCTGTTAACGGAGTtataattttgacatttttgtgGCTATCAAAGGCAGTTCTTCAG GTATTTTGCACCCTTGGGAGCGTAGTTTTTGCTAGTATCTTACTTATTCGAGGAGTATGGACAGGCATATCATACTTACAAAATAATCGCAACCTTAGGACAGATGATGATGATAGTCGTGCATGGAGTGGAGTGCAATCTGCAAGTTAA
- the LOC129885656 gene encoding pathogenesis-related protein PR-4-like — MGKLSLCLLVQLISIWLTTRGAFAEQYGSGDVGGANNAMVGQSANNVRATYHLYNPQNIGWDYIRASVYCATWDANKPLAWRKKYGWTAFCGPSGPQGQSACGRCLRVTNTRTRTQVTVRIVDRCSNGGLDLDVNVFRRLDTDGIGNQQGHLIVNYQFVNCGNGLDVPLLSVVDKV; from the exons ATGGGTAAGTTGAGTCTTTGCTTGTTAGTGCAACTGATTAGCATCTGGCTGACCACCAGAGGAGCTTTTGCTGAGCAGTATGGCAGCGGAGATGTTGGTGGTGCCAATAATGCCATGGTGGGACAATCAGCAAATAATGTGAGAGCAACGTATCATCTGTATAATCCACAGAATATTGGGTGGGATTATATAAGGGCCAGTGTTTATTGTGCCACTTGGGATGCTAATAAGCCACTGGCATGGCGGAAAAAGTATGGCTGGACTGCTTTCTGTGGTCCATCTGGTCCTCAAGGCCAATCTGCCTGTGGCAGGTGCTTGCGG GTGACAAATACTAGGACAAGGACTCAGGTAACAGTGAGGATTGTTGATAGATGCAGTAATGGAGGGCTAGATTTGGATGTCAATGTTTTCCGTCGACTTGACACTGATGGAATCGGAAACCAGCAAGGCCATCTCATTGTCAATTACCAGTTCGTGAATTGTGGTAACGGCCTCGATGTTCCTCTGCTATCTGTAGTTGACAAAGTATAA